CGTCAACCGTGTAACGAGTTCCACCACGACAGACAACCGCTGCGCTCCGAGCGGCGTCATTCTCCACAAATATCAAGCCATCTCCTGTGACTTCTCGGTAGTCGATAAGTTCGGCGTGTCCGAGGTCTTCTTCACCAATCATACTAAGATGCGTGACGATATTTGCGCCCGTCGCTCGCTTTATTCGTTCCATTTCAGAGTCCTCGTTCACGAGTTCGATAGCAAGAATACCCGCATTAGAGAACATCTGACGGATCGGATCATCTAGGATTTGTCCGCTTGAAACGACGAATTCGACACCGAGTGACTGAACATGATCTATCCAATCTTGTACCTGGTCAAATCTCGCATCGTTGAACGACAAGTATTCACTGGAATTACCTGGTCGTGCTGTGATATCTTTTCTCCCACTTTCAGTACTAACATCGCTGTCAACCAGAGCGACTTTTGCCCCCTCAATTCGCTTGGGCATTTCTTCATGCACGCTCTCACTTTCAACAATTGCTCCTTTGATCAAAAATGAATCAGTTATCGAATCACCACGGAGGCGAAGCGTCTTTATCATCTCTAAATCGATTTCACCTTCAGCTGACACCGTCTCTACGGTTTGAACAGCAAGATCAGATAAGAAGTTCTCAGTCGAATCAATCAGTCTCCCAGACATTGTTGTCTTCGCAATTAGCAGTAGTATCTCACGATCATCGCTTGAAATAGGAATTGCAACGTCCGATAGAGACTCTCGCGCTTTGGATGCAGCCAGCTGGTATCCCTCTTGAATCGTAGTAGAAGAGACACCCAAATCACGAAGCTCTCCAGCTTTAACGAGGAGATCTCCGGCAAGTACGACAACGGTGCTTGTTCCATCGGCGACAATGTCGTGTTGAGTACGCGCCGCTTCTCGGATCATCTCACCGATGGGATCGTCAATATCCATCTCAATGACAATCGTGTAGCCATCGTTCGTCACTACATACATCCCGCCATCATCCACCAGAATCTTATCTCGACCGAAGGGTCCGATCGTTGAACGAAGGGAATCTGCCATCGATTTTCCTATAGCGGAGACGTGAGAATTGAATTCGAAGCTATCTTGCGTAGCTTTTTGATCAATTTCGGATGTGACGGAATCTGAATCAGTGGCCATTAGTATTGATGAATACTCGACCTAGCTTGATAAATTGTGTGGGCACCCGTATCAGACTGTCTCTCCTCTTCGAAATATGCAGTCCATCTCGGCGCACGCGATATTCTTGGCTGTCCCAATGTTGATCCTTGGACGACTATCGAGACGTCCTATAGAATGGCCCGACACTCGGGTGAACGAATACGAATCCAGAGAAAACCGACAAAGAGTGAAAGTACTCTTGCAAAGCATGTATGGTAGCAACCCTCTAGATTACGCGATATCCATCCTGATCAAACACCCATACATTTTCTTCATCAATGTTAACCGAAACCCGGCGTTTTTCTTCATCGATCTTTCCTTGTTCAGTAGATGCGCGAATCTCGATATCACCTGAACGGAGTAACACCGTATCTCGAGCCCCTTTCGGTTCAACAAGATCAATATCGCACTCAAATAGACTCGAGGTCGCATCGAGAGCCAAGTTCTCTGGACGTACACCAACAGTGATGTTCTCTCCTAGATATTCTTTCAACCGC
This window of the Haloarcula marina genome carries:
- the thsA gene encoding thermosome subunit alpha, which translates into the protein MATDSDSVTSEIDQKATQDSFEFNSHVSAIGKSMADSLRSTIGPFGRDKILVDDGGMYVVTNDGYTIVIEMDIDDPIGEMIREAARTQHDIVADGTSTVVVLAGDLLVKAGELRDLGVSSTTIQEGYQLAASKARESLSDVAIPISSDDREILLLIAKTTMSGRLIDSTENFLSDLAVQTVETVSAEGEIDLEMIKTLRLRGDSITDSFLIKGAIVESESVHEEMPKRIEGAKVALVDSDVSTESGRKDITARPGNSSEYLSFNDARFDQVQDWIDHVQSLGVEFVVSSGQILDDPIRQMFSNAGILAIELVNEDSEMERIKRATGANIVTHLSMIGEEDLGHAELIDYREVTGDGLIFVENDAARSAAVVCRGGTRYTVDEVERIVKDATAAVSMAIEGGSVLPSAGAVEVEIARELRDYSLTLDDRRQLVIEEFADVIEGIPRTLATSAGMDPILALSDVRKAHHNGNPTTGLDVIEGEVTDVMDVGVIEPTLVKSNAINLATEVSSLLVGIDDVFTAESLSDSFSGTDIWDSE